The following are encoded together in the Bacillus cereus group sp. RP43 genome:
- a CDS encoding alpha/beta fold hydrolase yields the protein MSEQVFKVNGIDLCTESFGNPNNPTILLIMGATCSMVYWDEEFCERLASTGRFVIRYDNRDVGRSITYEPGTSNYTVADMAEDAIGALDAYHIDKAHLLGMSLGGMIAQIAAVKHPERILTLTLLATSVIGSDNNTRDLPPMDERILTHHANGANLDWTNKDVIAKYLVTGSRLLCGSKRIFDEARTLKQVKQEIERANNLLSMFNHALLTGDDSYEGILKSILVPTLVIHGTDDRALPLEHGLALIDEIPNSKLLTLEGTGHENHPDDWDKIIKAISEHISYIR from the coding sequence ATGAGTGAACAAGTTTTCAAAGTGAACGGTATTGATTTATGTACAGAAAGCTTTGGCAATCCTAATAACCCAACAATATTATTAATTATGGGAGCTACGTGTTCAATGGTTTATTGGGATGAAGAATTTTGTGAAAGGTTAGCTAGCACAGGAAGATTTGTCATTCGCTATGATAACCGTGATGTTGGGCGCTCTATTACATATGAGCCTGGGACTTCCAATTACACTGTAGCAGACATGGCTGAAGATGCAATCGGGGCACTCGATGCGTATCATATTGACAAGGCACACCTTCTGGGCATGTCATTAGGAGGTATGATTGCTCAAATTGCTGCAGTAAAACACCCAGAAAGAATATTAACCTTAACATTACTAGCAACAAGCGTTATTGGATCTGATAACAATACTCGTGATTTGCCTCCAATGGATGAAAGAATTTTGACACATCATGCTAATGGTGCGAATTTAGATTGGACAAATAAAGATGTTATAGCGAAATATTTAGTTACAGGATCACGTCTACTCTGTGGATCAAAGCGTATATTTGATGAAGCAAGAACTTTGAAACAAGTAAAACAAGAAATAGAACGTGCTAACAATCTATTAAGTATGTTTAATCACGCCCTCCTAACAGGTGATGATTCTTATGAGGGTATACTTAAATCAATTCTGGTACCAACTTTAGTAATTCATGGTACGGACGATAGAGCTCTTCCACTTGAACATGGCCTCGCACTTATTGACGAAATTCCGAACTCAAAACTATTAACCCTTGAAGGTACAGGACATGAGAATCACCCCGATGACTGGGATAAAATTATTAAAGCAATTTCAGAACATATATCCTATATAAGATAA
- a CDS encoding serine hydrolase, translating into MNFEQLQNKFEKKKVNTFLVYQKGELTTEYYKTIDCANDLFKINSITKSIVSILIGIAIDKGFINDIHTQITTWIQNAPEKKRELTLYHLLTMTTGEDWQEFGNGVIFPNDFVESDNWVQYILEKPLIEEMGTKMNYNSGSSHLLSYIIQQATGMSTEQFAKKYLFEPLNITEYEWQQDPQGIYVGGFGMKMKSIDLLKLGKLCLNNGYWKGNEIVSSKWLAESNTALFETYEHVGAYGYHWWVLHNERFHIPYCMYFAMGYGGQYIIIIPQLELIAVISSHMPKRGLVPLKLFIEHIKENSNHK; encoded by the coding sequence TTGAATTTCGAGCAATTACAAAATAAATTTGAAAAGAAAAAGGTTAATACATTTCTTGTTTATCAAAAGGGGGAATTAACGACTGAGTACTATAAAACGATAGACTGTGCAAATGACTTATTTAAAATTAATTCGATTACAAAAAGTATCGTATCTATATTAATTGGTATCGCAATTGATAAAGGATTTATAAATGATATACATACACAAATCACAACATGGATTCAAAATGCACCGGAGAAAAAGAGGGAACTAACGCTGTATCATTTATTAACGATGACAACAGGAGAAGATTGGCAAGAGTTCGGAAATGGGGTTATTTTCCCAAATGACTTTGTGGAATCAGACAATTGGGTGCAATACATTTTAGAAAAGCCGCTCATTGAAGAAATGGGTACGAAAATGAATTATAATTCAGGCTCTTCTCACTTACTTAGTTACATCATTCAACAAGCAACTGGAATGTCGACGGAGCAGTTCGCGAAAAAATATTTATTTGAGCCGTTAAACATTACGGAGTATGAGTGGCAACAAGACCCGCAAGGTATATATGTTGGCGGATTCGGTATGAAAATGAAATCTATAGACTTATTAAAGTTAGGAAAATTATGTTTGAACAATGGATATTGGAAGGGGAATGAAATTGTATCATCGAAGTGGTTAGCAGAATCAAATACAGCTCTATTTGAAACGTATGAACATGTCGGGGCATATGGATATCACTGGTGGGTATTACATAACGAAAGATTTCACATACCGTATTGTATGTATTTTGCTATGGGATACGGAGGACAATACATTATTATCATTCCGCAGTTAGAGCTCATAGCTGTAATTAGTAGTCACATGCCAAAACGTGGCCTCGTACCATTAAAGTTATTTATAGAGCATATAAAAGAGAATTCCAATCATAAATAA
- a CDS encoding YhcN/YlaJ family sporulation lipoprotein translates to MKIIIYMLMLCFVITGCSIGKKDNPNEKPEQKNVSMKNVNYTNKSNKPNEKAADHLASLAASVPGVNDATAVVVGKYAVVGIDVKAKLDRTRVESIKYSVAESLKNDPNGANAVVVADVDTYERLKQIGKQIKKGKTGEGILDELAAIVGRVMPQVPNDMIENRETNPIKDNDKQLPKDEEQELRKEQDDQSNNHLKK, encoded by the coding sequence ATGAAAATCATTATATATATGTTAATGCTTTGTTTCGTCATTACTGGATGTAGCATTGGAAAAAAAGACAATCCTAATGAAAAGCCAGAACAAAAAAATGTCTCGATGAAAAATGTTAATTATACAAACAAATCAAATAAGCCAAACGAAAAAGCTGCTGATCATTTAGCATCTTTAGCCGCAAGTGTACCAGGTGTGAATGATGCGACAGCGGTAGTAGTGGGGAAATATGCTGTTGTAGGTATTGATGTAAAAGCGAAACTTGATCGAACTCGTGTTGAGTCAATTAAGTACTCCGTAGCAGAAAGTTTGAAAAATGACCCAAATGGTGCTAATGCAGTCGTTGTAGCAGATGTTGATACGTATGAAAGATTAAAACAAATAGGTAAGCAAATTAAAAAAGGTAAAACTGGTGAAGGTATACTTGATGAACTAGCAGCAATTGTTGGCCGTGTAATGCCGCAAGTTCCAAATGATATGATTGAAAATAGAGAAACAAACCCAATTAAAGATAATGATAAACAATTACCAAAAGATGAAGAACAAGAACTACGAAAAGAACAAGATGATCAATCAAATAATCATTTGAAAAAATAG
- the kynA gene encoding tryptophan 2,3-dioxygenase, translated as MKENEKVIMEKGIHTDFKENMTYGEYLQLDSLLSSQQRLSDHHDEMLFIVIHQASELWMKLILHELNAAIESIKQDKLPPAFKMLARVSKIQSQIIQSWDILATLTPSEYIQFRDSLGQASGFQSYQYRMIEYALGYKTPHALKIYEKDPELHARLHKALHAPSLYDVAIQALVKEGFPIHKDVLNRDVTQPYEEDATVEAAWIEVYADVQKYWDLYQLAEKLIDIEDWLQQWRFRHMKTVERIIGHKMGTGGSSGVSYLKRVLDQCFFPELWNVRTKL; from the coding sequence ATGAAAGAAAACGAAAAGGTAATTATGGAAAAAGGGATTCACACTGATTTTAAGGAGAATATGACGTACGGAGAGTATTTACAGCTAGATAGCTTATTATCTAGTCAACAAAGATTATCAGATCATCATGATGAAATGTTATTTATCGTTATCCACCAAGCGAGTGAGCTTTGGATGAAACTAATTTTACATGAACTAAATGCAGCAATTGAATCTATTAAACAAGATAAATTACCACCAGCTTTTAAAATGTTAGCACGTGTATCAAAAATTCAGTCGCAAATTATTCAATCTTGGGATATTCTTGCGACATTAACGCCATCAGAATATATTCAGTTCCGTGATTCACTTGGTCAGGCTTCAGGTTTTCAATCGTATCAATATCGAATGATTGAATATGCACTTGGTTATAAAACACCACATGCATTAAAGATTTATGAAAAGGACCCAGAATTACATGCTCGTCTTCATAAAGCACTTCATGCACCAAGTTTGTATGATGTGGCGATACAAGCCCTTGTTAAAGAAGGATTCCCAATTCATAAAGATGTGTTAAATCGTGATGTTACGCAGCCTTACGAAGAGGATGCAACTGTAGAAGCGGCTTGGATAGAAGTATATGCGGACGTGCAAAAATATTGGGATTTATATCAGCTTGCAGAGAAATTAATAGATATTGAAGACTGGCTACAACAATGGCGTTTCCGTCATATGAAAACGGTAGAACGAATTATTGGTCATAAAATGGGAACAGGTGGCTCTTCTGGCGTATCTTATTTAAAGCGAGTGCTTGATCAATGCTTCTTCCCAGAGCTTTGGAACGTTCGAACGAAATTATAA
- a CDS encoding SMP-30/gluconolactonase/LRE family protein: MHRNIELVVDAKASLGESPCWDEKRQILYWVDIIEKKLCLYSPTSNMNRVIILDQQIGCVVPYLDDVVLLAVEKGFYSLNLNTEKLTHIYDPEPDLLENRFNDGKCDPAGRFWAGTTDLYGINAAGSLYCLNNNFNVDKKVAHVNTSNGIAWSPDHTFLYFIDTPTKKVVRFDYDIHTGVISNPTDIIIFPENEGIPDGMTIDVEGCLWIAHWGGSKITRWNPFTGKQILSIPIPALYVTSCTFGGPNLTDLYITTARTRMTDAELKQYPHAGGIFRIQTNIKGCPTYSFRHETIGAETL, encoded by the coding sequence TTGCACAGAAATATTGAATTAGTCGTAGATGCAAAAGCGAGTTTAGGTGAAAGTCCTTGCTGGGATGAAAAAAGACAAATATTATATTGGGTTGATATTATAGAGAAGAAATTATGCCTCTACAGTCCTACTAGTAATATGAACCGAGTGATTATTCTCGATCAACAAATCGGTTGTGTCGTTCCATATTTAGATGATGTAGTACTTTTAGCTGTAGAAAAAGGCTTTTACTCTCTTAATCTAAATACAGAAAAACTTACACATATTTATGACCCTGAACCAGATTTATTAGAAAACCGCTTTAACGATGGAAAATGCGATCCAGCTGGCCGCTTTTGGGCAGGCACTACAGACTTATATGGTATTAATGCGGCTGGTTCCTTGTATTGTTTAAACAATAATTTCAACGTAGATAAAAAAGTTGCACATGTAAATACATCAAATGGTATAGCTTGGTCCCCTGATCATACATTTCTTTATTTCATTGATACGCCTACTAAAAAAGTTGTTCGTTTTGATTATGACATACATACTGGTGTAATTAGCAATCCAACAGATATTATCATCTTCCCTGAAAATGAAGGTATACCCGATGGTATGACAATTGATGTAGAAGGTTGTTTATGGATTGCACATTGGGGAGGCTCGAAGATTACTAGATGGAATCCCTTTACTGGAAAACAGATTTTAAGTATTCCGATTCCTGCTTTATATGTAACGTCGTGTACATTTGGAGGACCTAATTTGACCGATTTATACATCACAACAGCCCGAACAAGAATGACGGATGCGGAATTAAAACAGTACCCACATGCTGGTGGTATATTTCGAATTCAAACAAATATTAAAGGTTGTCCAACCTATTCATTTCGCCATGAAACTATTGGAGCTGAAACATTATGA
- a CDS encoding Pr6Pr family membrane protein, which yields MRSAKMIAIYRLLLSLLAFSALITQFVTRAQVKPFNPVNFFSFFTIESNILVAVILLLSSLGTATFGRSEQFGVLRGAATVYILTTGLIYFLLLRGLEESLQTPIPWVNTVLHYIMPLAMILDWVINPPTKAITWKQATSWLVFPLLYVVYSLIRGPFVNWYPYPFLDPRIGGYGKVLLYSIGIAVVIGVICGLVKMLGNRSLSLKQ from the coding sequence ATGAGAAGTGCAAAAATGATAGCGATTTATAGACTGTTATTAAGTCTTCTAGCGTTTAGTGCACTTATTACTCAATTTGTTACAAGGGCACAAGTGAAACCGTTCAATCCAGTTAACTTTTTTAGCTTCTTCACAATTGAAAGTAATATTTTAGTGGCGGTAATTCTACTATTAAGTAGCTTGGGGACAGCCACATTCGGACGTTCCGAGCAGTTTGGAGTTCTTCGCGGCGCAGCTACAGTATACATACTGACAACGGGACTTATTTATTTTTTGTTATTAAGGGGATTAGAAGAGTCACTTCAAACGCCGATACCGTGGGTAAATACTGTGCTCCATTACATCATGCCATTAGCAATGATTTTAGATTGGGTTATAAATCCACCTACGAAGGCCATTACATGGAAACAGGCTACGAGTTGGCTTGTTTTCCCGCTTTTATATGTTGTATATAGCTTAATCCGCGGTCCATTCGTGAATTGGTACCCATATCCGTTTCTCGATCCGAGAATAGGTGGATATGGGAAAGTACTTTTATATAGTATCGGAATAGCGGTTGTAATTGGAGTTATTTGTGGATTGGTGAAAATGTTAGGGAATCGATCTTTAAGTTTAAAACAATAA
- a CDS encoding DUF1697 domain-containing protein — protein sequence MTIYIALLRGINVGGHKVIKMADLKKMFESIGLKQVKTYIQSGNVVFESEDDISFLKERIECEIKNVFDFDVPVMLRANDEFINNIKKCPYETHSLLEGESVHVAFLANPLSEEDSKRLLMYKSDIEDCHIEGTLVYLFFKKSIRNSKLMNQFQKLHTPATVRNWRTVNKLKAIVEEVQI from the coding sequence ATGACAATTTATATTGCACTACTACGGGGAATTAATGTAGGTGGACATAAAGTAATCAAAATGGCAGATTTGAAAAAAATGTTTGAATCAATAGGGTTAAAACAAGTGAAAACATATATTCAAAGTGGAAATGTAGTATTTGAATCAGAAGATGATATAAGTTTTCTAAAGGAACGGATTGAATGTGAAATTAAGAACGTTTTTGATTTCGATGTTCCGGTCATGTTAAGAGCAAATGATGAATTTATTAATAATATTAAAAAGTGTCCTTACGAGACCCATTCGTTATTAGAAGGAGAAAGTGTACATGTGGCCTTTTTAGCTAATCCACTTTCTGAAGAAGACAGTAAGCGGTTACTTATGTACAAAAGTGACATAGAAGATTGCCATATCGAAGGAACATTAGTGTATTTATTTTTCAAAAAAAGCATTCGGAATTCTAAACTAATGAACCAGTTTCAGAAGTTACATACACCAGCTACAGTAAGGAACTGGCGAACTGTGAATAAGTTAAAAGCAATAGTAGAAGAGGTCCAAATATAA
- a CDS encoding DUF3889 domain-containing protein: MKQLITRTAFIISLITTCSNIYTGPSIVHAQPPYAKWGKLAVEKTKEQYPKAEIIDYLHIGRKPKTIQITVEKFKLWLRENGKEYGVFVDVEFDTKTEKFLKMSFQKTSR, from the coding sequence ATGAAGCAACTCATTACACGTACAGCATTTATAATTTCTTTAATAACAACATGTTCAAATATATATACGGGTCCATCTATAGTTCACGCACAGCCGCCCTATGCAAAATGGGGTAAACTGGCCGTTGAAAAAACGAAAGAACAATATCCGAAAGCAGAGATTATTGATTACCTTCATATAGGTAGAAAACCAAAAACTATTCAAATAACAGTTGAAAAATTTAAATTGTGGCTTCGTGAGAATGGAAAAGAATATGGTGTTTTTGTTGATGTAGAATTCGATACGAAAACAGAGAAGTTTTTAAAGATGTCATTTCAGAAAACAAGTCGATAG
- a CDS encoding ParM/StbA family protein, whose amino-acid sequence MSILLKAGADAGNNGLKLMVKGQEPIFIPSIYSLYIGEPTGLLDEVDVSSSELENHIDVTISSPSLMLNNVRYIVGEKVIQDQLKGTEVEKKSNKSTDELMVITILSGLAISAMRQSPTSSHINIRYDLSVALPMQLITQEIAAENAKRYMGNHKVIFHYPNGRDVTINVSIEFCKCLPEGASGTWGIVYDEEGNVVKHKIECEQNQVSEIDFVDKTLLSFDIGAGTTEEVVSLGVNFRPQLSKGLSYGVKETLLQIITRWNRKYPTKTIDSITEFNQIYLNEKHPRNALLVEESQPAFLGLAARVATDIINKIDDMKDDPYVFIYGGGAVIIKNSLKMILKQKGRLKNVIFVDNPLFTNARGLLVYTCSPKYREHKQKELGFTNLTIS is encoded by the coding sequence ATGTCTATTCTTTTAAAAGCTGGTGCAGATGCAGGAAATAATGGTTTGAAGTTAATGGTGAAAGGGCAGGAACCCATTTTTATTCCGAGTATTTATTCTTTATATATAGGTGAGCCTACGGGGTTGTTAGATGAGGTTGATGTTTCATCGTCAGAATTAGAGAATCACATTGATGTGACCATTAGTTCTCCATCGCTAATGTTAAATAATGTACGATACATCGTTGGAGAAAAAGTGATTCAAGATCAATTAAAAGGTACTGAAGTGGAGAAAAAATCAAATAAATCTACTGATGAGTTAATGGTTATTACAATCCTTTCAGGTTTAGCGATAAGTGCTATGCGTCAAAGCCCTACTTCAAGTCATATTAATATTCGTTATGATTTATCGGTGGCTCTTCCAATGCAACTTATTACACAGGAAATCGCTGCTGAAAATGCGAAACGGTATATGGGTAATCACAAGGTCATATTCCATTATCCAAATGGGCGCGATGTTACGATTAATGTTTCTATTGAGTTTTGTAAATGTCTACCTGAAGGCGCTTCTGGGACGTGGGGAATTGTATATGATGAGGAAGGAAATGTTGTGAAACATAAAATAGAATGTGAACAAAATCAAGTTTCAGAAATTGATTTTGTTGATAAAACTTTATTGTCTTTTGATATTGGCGCAGGGACAACGGAAGAAGTTGTTTCATTAGGGGTAAATTTCCGTCCGCAATTAAGTAAAGGATTATCGTACGGTGTAAAAGAAACGTTACTACAAATTATTACGAGATGGAATCGGAAATATCCTACGAAAACGATTGATAGTATTACAGAATTTAATCAAATTTATTTAAATGAAAAGCACCCAAGAAATGCATTGTTAGTTGAGGAATCGCAACCAGCGTTTTTAGGTTTAGCAGCACGTGTTGCAACGGATATTATTAACAAAATTGATGATATGAAAGACGATCCATATGTATTTATTTATGGTGGGGGTGCAGTTATTATTAAAAATAGCTTGAAAATGATTTTAAAACAAAAAGGACGTTTGAAAAATGTAATTTTTGTAGATAACCCGTTATTTACAAATGCACGTGGGTTATTAGTATATACATGTTCACCAAAATATAGAGAGCATAAGCAAAAAGAGTTAGGGTTTACAAACTTAACGATAAGTTAG
- the ypeB gene encoding germination protein YpeB: MLRGIIIVLLTIGVVGTGYWGYKEHQEKNAVLIRAENSYQRAFHDLAYEVDLLHDKIGTTLAMNSRASLSPALADVWRLTSEARSDVGQLPLTLMPFNKTEEFLANIGDFSYRAAIRDLEKEPLNDQEYKTLQTLYSNAGNIQDELRKVQHLVLKNNLRWMDVEMALASNRDPADNTIIDGLKTVEKNVTSYSSTNFGPTFTSAQKNKKGGFEAEGKAISKDEAAKIAKSFLNLKGNEKVEVEKSGKGAKESFYSVKIKDPATNNEYHMDITGKGGYPIWVMNNREIKEQKISLNDAGSKGLTFLKDHKFTNMELFDSSQYDNIGVFTYVVNENGVRIYPEAIQMKIALDDGSIVGFSAKEYLASHQKRTIPSAKLTAAEARKKINPDVKVMEERKAVVVNDLHNEVLCYEFIGTLGKDTYQIFINANSGAEEKVKKMQAVEKIYD; encoded by the coding sequence ATGTTACGAGGTATTATCATTGTACTATTAACAATAGGTGTAGTCGGAACAGGATATTGGGGCTATAAAGAGCATCAAGAAAAAAATGCAGTATTAATTAGAGCGGAAAATAGTTATCAGCGCGCGTTTCATGATTTAGCGTATGAGGTTGACTTATTACACGATAAAATCGGGACAACACTTGCGATGAATTCACGTGCGTCTCTATCGCCAGCATTAGCAGATGTGTGGCGTTTAACATCTGAAGCTCGTTCTGATGTAGGTCAACTACCATTAACATTAATGCCATTTAATAAAACGGAAGAATTTTTAGCGAATATCGGTGATTTTAGCTATCGTGCAGCGATTCGTGATTTAGAAAAAGAACCGCTAAATGATCAAGAGTATAAAACACTGCAAACGTTATATTCAAATGCAGGAAATATACAAGATGAACTAAGAAAAGTGCAACATCTTGTGTTGAAAAACAACTTGCGCTGGATGGACGTTGAAATGGCACTTGCATCAAACCGAGATCCAGCAGATAACACAATTATTGATGGATTAAAAACAGTTGAAAAGAATGTAACGTCGTACTCGTCTACTAATTTCGGACCTACTTTTACAAGCGCACAAAAAAATAAAAAGGGCGGATTTGAAGCAGAGGGTAAAGCGATTTCTAAAGATGAGGCTGCAAAAATCGCAAAATCATTTTTAAATTTAAAAGGAAATGAAAAAGTAGAAGTTGAGAAAAGCGGAAAAGGCGCAAAAGAATCTTTCTACAGTGTGAAAATTAAAGATCCAGCAACAAACAACGAATATCACATGGATATTACCGGAAAAGGTGGATACCCAATTTGGGTAATGAATAATCGAGAAATTAAAGAACAAAAAATTAGTTTAAATGATGCAGGAAGTAAAGGATTAACGTTTTTAAAGGATCACAAGTTTACAAATATGGAGCTATTTGATAGTTCTCAATATGATAATATCGGTGTGTTTACGTACGTTGTAAATGAAAATGGAGTGCGTATTTATCCAGAAGCAATTCAAATGAAAATTGCTTTAGATGATGGATCGATTGTTGGTTTTTCGGCAAAGGAATATTTAGCATCGCATCAAAAACGAACAATTCCGAGTGCGAAGCTAACTGCTGCTGAGGCGAGAAAGAAAATTAATCCCGATGTAAAAGTTATGGAAGAACGTAAAGCTGTAGTAGTAAATGACTTGCATAATGAAGTACTTTGTTATGAATTTATTGGTACTTTAGGGAAAGATACGTACCAAATTTTCATTAACGCAAATAGCGGTGCAGAAGAAAAAGTGAAGAAGATGCAAGCTGTTGAAAAAATTTATGATTAA
- a CDS encoding zinc-binding dehydrogenase, which produces MKAIIIDQYGSDEKLQERQVPKPVIKCNEVLIRIHATSVNPVDWKIRKGELQEKLQFSFPIILGLDVAGVIEEVGEDVDHFKIGDKVFTKPENIGKGSYAEYITVKSDLVAYMPNNLSFEEAASIPLAGLTAWQSLVDYAQIKENDRVLIHAGGGGVGSFAIQIAKSFGAYVATTASSKNEEFLKSLGADLIIDDKKNKFEELLSDYDIVLDTIGGEVQEKSFQIIKPSGVLVSIVHEPLHEVQGIKSGFLWLKPSGKQLYELSGLIQAEKIKPIISKVVPFNEKGVREAHILSESQHTRGKIVITME; this is translated from the coding sequence ATGAAAGCAATTATTATTGATCAATATGGTAGTGATGAAAAATTACAAGAAAGACAAGTTCCAAAGCCGGTTATTAAATGTAATGAAGTATTAATACGCATACACGCGACATCTGTCAATCCTGTTGATTGGAAAATAAGAAAGGGAGAATTACAAGAGAAGCTGCAATTTTCATTTCCAATAATATTAGGTTTAGATGTTGCTGGAGTAATTGAAGAAGTTGGAGAAGATGTGGACCATTTCAAAATAGGAGATAAAGTGTTTACGAAACCAGAAAATATAGGGAAAGGCTCCTATGCTGAATACATTACAGTAAAATCAGATTTAGTAGCTTACATGCCAAATAATCTTAGTTTTGAAGAAGCTGCGTCTATACCTCTTGCAGGACTAACAGCTTGGCAAAGTCTTGTTGATTACGCACAAATAAAAGAAAATGATCGAGTATTAATTCATGCTGGAGGGGGCGGAGTAGGTAGTTTTGCAATTCAAATCGCGAAATCATTTGGGGCCTATGTCGCTACAACTGCAAGTAGTAAAAATGAAGAGTTTTTAAAGTCTTTAGGTGCTGACCTCATTATTGATGATAAAAAAAATAAATTTGAAGAGCTACTATCGGATTATGATATTGTGTTAGATACAATCGGCGGTGAAGTACAAGAGAAAAGTTTTCAAATTATTAAGCCTAGTGGTGTTCTAGTTTCTATCGTTCATGAACCACTGCATGAAGTACAAGGGATAAAATCAGGATTTTTATGGTTAAAACCAAGCGGAAAGCAATTATACGAATTATCAGGTTTGATTCAAGCTGAAAAAATTAAACCAATCATTAGTAAGGTTGTTCCGTTTAATGAAAAAGGAGTTAGAGAAGCTCATATTTTGAGTGAAAGTCAGCATACTAGAGGGAAAATTGTAATTACGATGGAATGA
- the sleB gene encoding spore cortex-lytic enzyme, with protein sequence MHQKTVFKIAILLVFIGLSLMVSSVQMKNVEAFSNQVIQRGASGEDVIELQSRLKYNGFYTGKVDGVFGWGTYWALRNFQEKFGLPVDGLAGATTKQKLVKATKYDKSTANKGTTTNKGNSGGTAQENKPPQSKGTNVPNGYSQNDIQLMANAVYGESRGEPYLGQVAVAAVILNRVTSASFPNTVSGVIFEPRAFTAVADGQIYLTPNETAKKAVLDAINGWDPTGNALYYFNPDTATSKWIWSRPQIKKIGKHIFCK encoded by the coding sequence ATGCATCAAAAGACTGTCTTTAAGATAGCGATTTTACTCGTCTTTATCGGGCTATCTTTAATGGTAAGTAGTGTACAAATGAAAAATGTAGAAGCCTTTTCGAATCAAGTTATTCAAAGAGGGGCATCTGGTGAAGATGTTATTGAACTGCAATCTCGTTTGAAATATAACGGATTTTATACGGGAAAAGTAGATGGTGTTTTCGGATGGGGTACATACTGGGCACTTCGGAATTTTCAGGAGAAATTTGGACTACCTGTTGATGGTTTAGCGGGTGCTACAACGAAGCAGAAACTTGTTAAGGCAACGAAGTATGATAAGTCCACCGCTAATAAAGGTACTACAACGAATAAAGGGAATAGCGGCGGTACTGCACAAGAAAATAAACCACCACAAAGTAAAGGGACAAATGTTCCAAACGGTTATTCTCAAAATGATATTCAGCTAATGGCAAACGCTGTTTATGGAGAGTCACGTGGTGAGCCATATTTAGGACAAGTAGCAGTGGCTGCTGTTATTTTAAATCGTGTTACAAGCGCATCGTTTCCAAATACTGTTTCAGGTGTAATCTTTGAACCGAGAGCCTTTACAGCAGTAGCGGATGGACAAATATATTTAACGCCAAATGAAACAGCGAAAAAGGCTGTATTAGATGCGATTAATGGATGGGATCCAACAGGGAATGCACTTTATTATTTCAATCCAGATACTGCGACAAGTAAATGGATTTGGAGTCGTCCACAAATTAAAAAAATCGGTAAACATATTTTCTGTAAATAG
- a CDS encoding GNAT family N-acetyltransferase, which produces MNIHTGEIQLVPYKEQYKERIESFSLPSEQVRFTANPGELLEKAKNDRTKNVVVILDFSGVPVGVFALQTGDRVQEFTENKDAILLTSFSINHNKQRKGYAKKSLALLQDFVKYYYPIKNEVILAVNEKNIPAQKLYGKVGFQDKGYRRMGPIGQQLILHLPITK; this is translated from the coding sequence ATGAACATACATACAGGGGAAATACAATTAGTTCCGTATAAGGAGCAGTATAAAGAGAGAATAGAATCATTTAGTTTACCAAGTGAACAAGTGCGATTCACAGCGAATCCAGGTGAATTACTGGAGAAAGCGAAAAATGATCGAACTAAAAATGTAGTTGTTATTTTGGACTTTAGCGGAGTACCTGTCGGTGTTTTTGCATTACAAACGGGTGACAGAGTACAGGAGTTTACAGAAAATAAAGATGCTATACTTTTAACTTCTTTTTCTATCAATCACAATAAACAAAGGAAAGGATATGCTAAAAAATCATTGGCGTTATTACAAGACTTTGTAAAATATTATTATCCAATAAAAAATGAAGTGATTCTTGCTGTAAATGAAAAAAATATTCCAGCGCAAAAGTTATATGGAAAAGTTGGGTTTCAAGATAAAGGGTATAGAAGAATGGGACCGATTGGACAACAATTAATATTACATTTACCGATAACCAAATAA